One window of Solirubrobacterales bacterium genomic DNA carries:
- a CDS encoding HD domain-containing protein: protein MTPTLRELGLRTLAATPVSVLREPLSGEPVWVVGGTVRDLALGREPAEVDLAVPGSPEPVARRLASALDGAAFELSSEFPAWRVSGRESQWQVDIARLRGDGGIEQDLRLRDFTLGAIAVDLASGEVLDPTGGLVDLERGTIRACSDHSFLDDPLRLMRAARLVSRFGWSLEPETVKLARSAAARGADPAGERILSELLALISGPDPLAGLAVMDSVGLLGSVLPEIAGLKGVTQGPNHHRDAYGHTIEVIEGVLEIESDPGRFVGDRAAEVSLLLAEPLADGASRATGLRLGALFHDCAKMATRREEGGFVTFRGHDRAGADTVRRIFGERFHSSRRLREYVAGLTRNHLKLGFMVADRPLGRRQVYEYLVQTDPDPVDVTLLTVADRLAARGSSPIAGEEMMRGHLELAREMVGHGLDWRRSGYPEPPIGGAELARSLGIEPGPGLGELMRELSAARYAGEIKTADEAIRHARRHLNPD from the coding sequence ATGACCCCGACCCTGCGTGAGCTCGGGCTCCGCACGCTGGCCGCGACCCCGGTCTCGGTGCTGCGAGAACCGCTCTCCGGTGAGCCGGTCTGGGTGGTGGGCGGCACCGTCCGCGATCTCGCCCTGGGCCGGGAGCCAGCCGAGGTCGACCTCGCAGTTCCGGGGTCACCGGAACCGGTTGCCCGTCGGCTGGCATCGGCGCTCGACGGCGCTGCATTCGAGCTGTCGAGTGAGTTTCCCGCCTGGAGGGTGTCCGGTCGGGAGAGTCAGTGGCAGGTCGACATCGCCCGGCTGCGGGGTGATGGCGGAATCGAACAGGATCTCCGGCTGAGGGACTTCACCCTCGGGGCGATCGCGGTGGATCTGGCGAGCGGTGAGGTGCTTGATCCGACCGGGGGGCTGGTCGACCTCGAACGGGGAACGATCCGGGCCTGTTCGGACCACAGCTTCCTCGATGATCCGCTTCGGCTGATGCGGGCGGCCCGCCTGGTCTCGCGGTTCGGATGGAGCCTTGAACCGGAAACCGTGAAGCTGGCGCGATCGGCCGCTGCTCGCGGGGCGGATCCGGCCGGGGAGCGGATCCTGTCCGAGCTGCTGGCCCTGATCAGTGGACCTGACCCACTGGCCGGGCTGGCGGTCATGGACTCGGTCGGCCTGCTCGGATCGGTGCTTCCCGAGATCGCCGGGCTCAAGGGGGTGACCCAGGGGCCGAACCATCACCGTGATGCATACGGCCACACGATCGAGGTGATCGAAGGGGTGCTGGAGATCGAGTCCGATCCCGGACGCTTCGTCGGTGACCGGGCGGCCGAGGTCTCACTGCTGCTGGCCGAACCACTTGCCGACGGGGCCAGTCGAGCTACCGGTCTGCGGCTCGGGGCGCTTTTTCACGACTGTGCCAAGATGGCGACCCGGCGCGAGGAGGGCGGTTTCGTCACCTTCCGGGGTCATGACCGGGCCGGGGCGGACACCGTCCGGCGGATCTTCGGGGAACGGTTTCACTCTTCCCGCCGCCTGCGGGAGTACGTCGCGGGACTCACCCGAAACCACCTGAAGCTCGGTTTCATGGTTGCCGATCGACCGCTCGGCCGCCGCCAGGTCTACGAGTACCTGGTCCAGACCGATCCCGATCCGGTCGATGTGACATTGCTCACAGTTGCCGACCGGCTGGCCGCCCGGGGATCCTCCCCGATCGCCGGGGAGGAGATGATGAGAGGCCATCTGGAGCTTGCCCGCGAGATGGTCGGTCACGGGCTGGACTGGCGGCGAAGTGGCTACCCAGAGCCACCGATCGGGGGGGCGGAGCTTGCCAGAAGCCTCGGAATCGAACCGGGACCCGGGCTCGGTGAACTGATGCGGGAGCTGTCGGCCGCCCGCTACGCCGGTGAGATCAAGACTGCAGATGAGGCGATCAGGCATGCCCGCCGCCACCTCAACCCGGATTGA
- the infA gene encoding translation initiation factor IF-1, protein MGKEEKIEMEGEITEALPNTMFRVKLDNDHEVLGHISGKMRRHYIRILPGDRVKIELSPYDLTRGRITFRYR, encoded by the coding sequence ATGGGCAAAGAAGAAAAGATCGAGATGGAGGGTGAAATCACCGAAGCCCTCCCGAATACGATGTTCCGGGTGAAGCTGGACAACGATCACGAGGTGCTCGGACACATCTCCGGCAAGATGCGCCGCCACTACATCCGGATCCTCCCCGGGGACCGGGTGAAGATCGAGCTCTCACCGTACGACCTGACCCGCGGGCGGATCACCTTCCGCTACCGCTGA
- a CDS encoding glycosyltransferase, translating into MKILIFHGYLLRGTGSNIYNANLARAFAGLGHDVHLLCQDREAEDLDWVNRVGTWPQGRLEVEPLRPAPAGNGSITVYRPGIGRVLPVYVEDPYEGFEARAYPRLGDGEIENYIEVNAAAVGDILRSINGADVALANHLIMGPVILARAGVEGYVVKNHGSDLEYTVKPNPRFLPWVEEGLDPAVAVLSGSWHTAVSLWEAVPELPLREKSGLGPPGADPESFAPVVPERRRDRLLTEAARIAADEQAGTFGRDETAAAAALEQFADADGPRVIFVGKLIVSKGVDLLLAAWPLIHRENPGAELLVAGFGAYEIGLRAMVTALGEGDRDSLIEIAERGRELEGGEPGTLSILKEFLDALPDGYLEAARPAAGAVSFSGRLEHGEVARTVPCADAMVVPSTFPEAFGMVAAEAAVAGALPVCANHSGLAEVAGALADDIPEIRDLTSFDLGPDAIPALASRVNRWLDLDPAESARIGRDIAECAARKWSWTGVAEDVISASHGEIRALHPG; encoded by the coding sequence ATGAAAATCCTCATATTCCACGGCTATCTGCTTCGGGGAACCGGAAGCAACATCTACAACGCGAATCTGGCGCGCGCGTTCGCCGGACTCGGCCATGACGTACACCTGCTCTGCCAGGACCGCGAGGCGGAGGACCTGGACTGGGTCAACCGGGTCGGCACCTGGCCGCAGGGTCGGCTCGAGGTGGAACCGCTCCGGCCGGCTCCGGCGGGGAACGGTTCGATCACCGTGTACAGGCCCGGGATCGGGCGGGTGCTCCCGGTCTACGTCGAGGATCCGTATGAGGGGTTCGAGGCCCGGGCCTATCCCCGGCTCGGTGACGGGGAGATCGAGAACTACATCGAGGTGAACGCGGCGGCGGTCGGAGACATCCTGCGTTCGATCAACGGGGCCGATGTGGCGCTCGCCAATCACCTGATCATGGGCCCGGTGATCCTCGCCCGGGCCGGGGTCGAGGGCTACGTGGTCAAGAACCACGGATCCGACCTCGAGTACACGGTCAAGCCGAACCCCCGGTTCCTGCCCTGGGTGGAGGAAGGCCTCGACCCGGCGGTGGCCGTGCTTTCCGGTTCCTGGCACACCGCAGTCTCACTCTGGGAAGCGGTGCCGGAGCTACCGCTGCGCGAGAAGAGCGGCCTCGGGCCACCTGGCGCCGACCCGGAGTCGTTCGCCCCGGTTGTCCCCGAGCGGCGGCGTGACCGGCTGCTCACCGAGGCCGCCCGGATCGCTGCCGACGAACAGGCCGGAACCTTCGGCCGCGACGAGACGGCCGCGGCCGCGGCCCTGGAGCAGTTTGCGGATGCCGATGGACCCCGGGTGATCTTCGTCGGCAAGTTGATCGTCTCCAAGGGAGTCGACCTGCTGCTGGCTGCCTGGCCGCTGATCCACCGTGAGAATCCGGGAGCGGAACTGCTCGTTGCCGGATTCGGGGCTTACGAGATCGGCCTTCGGGCGATGGTGACCGCGCTCGGGGAGGGCGATCGGGACTCACTGATCGAAATTGCGGAGCGAGGACGGGAGCTGGAAGGGGGAGAGCCGGGAACGCTTTCGATCCTGAAGGAGTTCCTCGACGCGCTGCCCGACGGCTATCTGGAGGCCGCCCGTCCGGCGGCCGGGGCCGTCTCGTTCTCGGGCCGACTCGAGCACGGAGAGGTAGCGAGGACCGTTCCCTGCGCCGATGCAATGGTAGTTCCGAGCACCTTCCCGGAAGCATTCGGGATGGTTGCCGCCGAGGCCGCGGTCGCCGGAGCCCTGCCGGTCTGCGCGAACCACTCCGGGCTGGCCGAGGTTGCCGGGGCGCTGGCCGACGACATCCCTGAAATCCGGGACCTGACCAGCTTCGATCTCGGGCCGGACGCGATCCCGGCGCTTGCCTCCAGGGTGAACCGCTGGCTCGACCTCGATCCGGCGGAGTCCGCCCGGATCGGTCGGGACATAGCCGAGTGCGCCGCTCGGAAATGGAGCTGGACCGGGGTTGCCGAGGACGTTATTTCCGCGTCGCATGGCGAAATCCGTGCGCTTCATCCCGGTTGA
- the coxB gene encoding cytochrome c oxidase subunit II: MTRLPIFKLVLATLVLGALQSVVLLQVNWFGDAAATATGPIDTLMDVTIVVSSFVFALVCVFLGYAVYKWRVKPGDEGDGLPIHGNTKLEVWWTLIPVLIVVGLAGYSWAVLVDIEKKDADRINVDVYSQQFEWTFGYPDSGGKSSEGELHVPVNRQIDFKFHAQDVIHSFWVPEWRIKKDNVPGITTDAVITPDREGTFQLICTELCGIGHTTMRAKVVVESEEKYNQWVAGLKEKVSPFLLTADQAFEAQRKAEEREKGIEGSGVEETGSGDHSD; this comes from the coding sequence ATGACTCGTCTGCCGATTTTCAAACTCGTCCTGGCCACACTTGTCCTGGGAGCGCTCCAGTCCGTGGTCCTGCTCCAGGTCAACTGGTTCGGGGATGCCGCGGCCACCGCGACCGGGCCGATCGACACCCTGATGGATGTAACCATCGTGGTTTCCTCGTTCGTCTTCGCTCTGGTCTGCGTCTTCCTCGGTTACGCCGTCTACAAGTGGCGGGTCAAGCCGGGAGACGAAGGCGACGGGCTGCCGATTCACGGCAACACCAAGCTCGAGGTCTGGTGGACCCTGATCCCGGTTCTGATCGTGGTCGGTCTGGCCGGTTACAGCTGGGCCGTTCTGGTCGACATCGAGAAGAAGGACGCCGATCGGATCAACGTCGACGTCTACTCGCAGCAGTTCGAGTGGACCTTCGGTTACCCCGACAGCGGCGGCAAGTCCTCCGAGGGCGAGCTGCACGTCCCGGTGAATCGTCAGATCGACTTCAAGTTCCACGCCCAGGACGTGATCCACTCCTTCTGGGTTCCGGAGTGGAGGATCAAGAAGGACAACGTCCCGGGCATCACCACCGACGCGGTGATCACTCCCGACCGGGAGGGCACCTTCCAGCTGATCTGCACCGAGCTCTGCGGGATCGGGCACACCACCATGCGAGCCAAGGTCGTGGTCGAGTCCGAAGAGAAGTACAACCAGTGGGTCGCCGGCCTGAAGGAGAAGGTTTCACCCTTCCTGCTGACTGCCGACCAGGCTTTCGAGGCCCAGCGCAAGGCGGAAGAGCGCGAAAAAGGCATCGAGGGCAGCGGGGTCGAGGAGACCGGTTCCGGTGACCACTCCGACTGA
- a CDS encoding cbb3-type cytochrome c oxidase subunit I, which produces MALRNPGWYRGALGFFLGAAFGFGLVLALRAVSGLDLFQTEDTGYPHIVVPMITAPFGFLIGFGAFDYWFRWAAGKPTVPEDHSDHGATRWQDYFKFNTDHKVIGIQYMVLTFAFFLIGGLLAMLIRAELAQPGSQVVGANTFNGLFSTHATVMIFLFIIPMFAGIANYVVPLMLGAPDMAFPRLNALSFWLLPIAGIIFLGSFLAPGGAFDAGWTGYAPLSGGAPLGQTFFNVGVQFAGASSIAAALNFLVTIITMRAPGMNLWRMPLMAWAQLATSLLVVGATPFVAGAQFMTFFDRILGMNFFNFLEGGDVISYQHIFWFYSHPAVYIMMLPGFGIISEVISVHARKAVFGYRLMALALIGIVVLSYSVWAHHMFVSGMFSWLRVPIMISTMLIAVPTGIKVFSWLGTLFYGKIQTQSTAMLFALAFIVTFTVGGISGVITAMIPLDIHVSETYFIVAHIHFVLFGGSVFTIFAGLYHWFPKVTGRMYDERLGRVHLWLTVVGTWLTFVPMHWIGMDGMPRRVVDYASQYGDWNLVISISAFMLGAAQLVFVYNMIVSWRFGPKAGSNPWRGKSIEWLVSSPPPVYNFTAIPRVVGGPYEYGTPGARHAIMAEDEEGATVPTPEPSKVTAS; this is translated from the coding sequence ATGGCACTCAGGAATCCGGGTTGGTACCGGGGCGCACTGGGATTCTTCCTCGGCGCGGCGTTCGGGTTCGGGCTGGTTCTGGCCCTGCGGGCCGTCTCGGGGCTGGATCTGTTCCAGACCGAGGACACCGGCTATCCCCACATCGTGGTCCCGATGATCACGGCGCCGTTCGGTTTCCTGATCGGGTTCGGGGCGTTCGACTACTGGTTCCGCTGGGCTGCCGGCAAGCCGACCGTGCCCGAAGATCACTCGGACCACGGGGCGACCCGCTGGCAGGACTACTTCAAGTTCAACACCGATCACAAGGTGATCGGCATCCAGTACATGGTCCTCACCTTTGCCTTCTTCCTGATCGGCGGCCTGCTGGCGATGCTGATCCGGGCCGAACTGGCCCAGCCGGGCTCGCAGGTGGTCGGCGCCAACACCTTCAACGGGCTGTTCTCGACCCACGCCACGGTGATGATCTTCCTGTTCATCATCCCGATGTTCGCCGGGATCGCCAACTATGTGGTGCCCCTGATGCTGGGTGCCCCGGACATGGCCTTCCCCCGGCTGAACGCGCTCAGCTTCTGGCTGCTGCCGATCGCCGGAATCATCTTCCTCGGTTCCTTCCTCGCTCCGGGCGGTGCCTTCGACGCCGGCTGGACCGGCTACGCCCCACTCTCCGGCGGAGCCCCGCTGGGGCAGACGTTCTTCAACGTCGGGGTGCAGTTCGCGGGCGCATCCTCGATTGCCGCGGCACTCAACTTCCTGGTCACGATCATCACCATGCGGGCGCCCGGCATGAACCTGTGGCGGATGCCGCTGATGGCCTGGGCCCAGCTCGCAACCTCGTTGCTGGTTGTCGGCGCGACGCCGTTCGTGGCCGGGGCCCAGTTCATGACCTTCTTCGACCGCATCCTCGGGATGAACTTCTTCAACTTCCTCGAGGGCGGCGACGTCATCAGCTACCAGCACATCTTCTGGTTCTACTCCCACCCGGCCGTGTACATCATGATGCTGCCCGGTTTCGGGATCATCTCGGAGGTGATCTCGGTCCACGCCCGCAAGGCCGTTTTCGGATACCGCCTGATGGCCCTCGCCCTGATCGGGATCGTCGTGCTCAGCTACTCGGTCTGGGCCCACCACATGTTCGTTTCCGGCATGTTCAGCTGGCTCCGGGTGCCGATCATGATCAGCACCATGTTGATCGCGGTACCCACCGGGATCAAGGTTTTCTCCTGGCTGGGGACGCTCTTCTACGGGAAGATCCAGACCCAGTCGACCGCGATGCTGTTCGCACTCGCCTTCATCGTCACCTTCACGGTCGGTGGTATCTCGGGGGTCATCACCGCGATGATTCCGCTCGATATCCACGTTTCGGAGACCTACTTCATCGTCGCTCACATCCACTTTGTGCTGTTCGGCGGTTCGGTCTTCACGATCTTCGCCGGGCTGTACCACTGGTTCCCGAAGGTCACCGGGCGGATGTACGACGAGCGGCTCGGTCGGGTTCATCTCTGGCTCACCGTGGTCGGCACCTGGCTCACCTTCGTTCCGATGCACTGGATCGGGATGGACGGGATGCCGCGTCGTGTGGTCGACTACGCGTCCCAGTACGGCGACTGGAACCTGGTCATTTCGATCTCCGCGTTCATGCTGGGCGCCGCCCAGCTGGTCTTCGTCTACAACATGATCGTGAGCTGGCGCTTCGGTCCGAAGGCCGGCAGCAACCCGTGGCGGGGCAAGTCGATCGAGTGGCTGGTGTCTTCACCGCCCCCGGTCTACAACTTCACCGCCATTCCGCGGGTCGTCGGCGGTCCGTACGAGTACGGCACCCCCGGCGCACGCCACGCGATCATGGCCGAGGATGAAGAAGGGGCGACCGTGCCCACTCCGGAACCGAGCAAGGTGACGGCCAGCTGA
- a CDS encoding heme-copper oxidase subunit III, whose protein sequence is MESASIAASHGHAEHHGPPEAHQSSRIDKTVLGILLFILSEVMLFASFFAAYFFIRVVAEPASWPPEGVHLPVLIAGINTAVLVSSSFTIHYALESVKKGNRNGLKLGLTLTWLLGATFLFIQINEYVHIGFSARDGAFGSIFYSLTGLHGAHVFVGLLLITFANIRAYRGHFGPQQKDHLGVEVPGIYWHFVDIMWIIVFLAVYII, encoded by the coding sequence ATGGAAAGCGCAAGCATCGCCGCAAGTCACGGGCACGCCGAACACCACGGCCCGCCCGAAGCGCATCAGAGCTCACGGATCGACAAGACGGTCCTCGGGATTCTGCTTTTCATCCTGTCCGAGGTGATGCTGTTCGCCTCCTTCTTCGCCGCCTACTTCTTCATCCGGGTCGTCGCGGAGCCGGCATCCTGGCCTCCGGAAGGGGTTCACCTCCCGGTCCTGATCGCCGGCATCAACACGGCCGTACTGGTTTCGTCGAGTTTCACCATCCATTACGCGCTCGAGTCGGTCAAGAAGGGCAACCGGAACGGGCTGAAGCTGGGGCTGACCCTCACCTGGCTGCTCGGCGCAACCTTCCTCTTCATCCAGATCAACGAGTACGTCCACATCGGGTTCAGCGCCCGCGATGGAGCCTTCGGGTCGATCTTCTACAGCCTCACCGGACTTCACGGCGCCCACGTTTTTGTCGGGCTGCTGTTGATCACCTTCGCCAACATCCGGGCCTACCGCGGGCATTTCGGACCGCAGCAGAAGGACCACCTCGGTGTCGAGGTGCCTGGCATCTACTGGCACTTCGTGGACATCATGTGGATCATCGTGTTCCTCGCCGTCTACATCATCTGA
- a CDS encoding cupin domain-containing protein: MKTVHPVADQLEPDPLSADQVIAGSPETSVLQLSEDAAKGEVTGFWRCTPGTFRDVEAVETFLVITGRAEVEFENGEKLTVGPGDIHRFRGGEKTVWKVEETLLKVYWARA, from the coding sequence ATGAAGACCGTTCACCCGGTTGCAGACCAGCTCGAGCCCGATCCCCTTTCGGCCGATCAGGTGATCGCGGGAAGTCCGGAGACGTCCGTCCTGCAGCTCTCCGAGGATGCCGCGAAAGGCGAGGTGACCGGCTTCTGGAGGTGCACTCCCGGAACCTTCCGGGACGTCGAGGCAGTCGAGACCTTCCTGGTGATTACCGGCCGGGCCGAGGTCGAGTTCGAAAACGGCGAGAAGCTCACGGTGGGGCCGGGTGACATCCACCGGTTCCGCGGCGGCGAGAAGACCGTATGGAAGGTCGAGGAAACCCTGCTCAAGGTTTACTGGGCTCGGGCGTGA
- a CDS encoding COX15/CtaA family protein gives MTGEDQAEPQATESNLLSRLRGFRIAPRTYALITLIALITLTVIVTTGTAVRVTASGLGCPDWPKCYDQYVAPAQINAMIEYGNRLVTGVVSVAVIAACLLSFFRRPYRWHLAVIAILLPLGVIAQAILGAFVVYYDLNPALVIFHFIISMILLDAAFALWWCSRHEPGERRFSRDWAGVWAVRALIPFGQFTVLLGTITTASGPHPGDHDRELVHRFTFKGADTLEWIVQRHATMAIIFAIAILAVFIFLGRRDGDRRARKPLAVCFAVALAQIALGLIQWQLQLPAILVWFHVVFATLLWLGILWAVAAAGQIEPARRRLVKWV, from the coding sequence GTGACCGGCGAGGACCAAGCTGAACCACAGGCCACGGAAAGCAACCTGCTCTCCCGCCTTCGAGGATTCCGGATCGCGCCTCGAACCTACGCCCTGATCACCCTGATCGCCCTGATCACCCTCACGGTGATCGTCACCACCGGCACCGCGGTCCGGGTGACCGCCTCCGGCCTCGGCTGCCCCGACTGGCCCAAGTGTTACGACCAGTACGTCGCCCCCGCCCAGATCAACGCGATGATCGAGTACGGAAACCGGCTGGTGACCGGGGTGGTGAGCGTGGCGGTGATCGCCGCCTGTCTGCTCTCCTTCTTCCGCCGCCCCTACCGGTGGCATCTGGCGGTGATTGCGATCCTTCTGCCGCTCGGCGTGATCGCCCAGGCGATCCTCGGGGCGTTCGTCGTCTACTACGACCTGAACCCGGCCCTGGTCATCTTCCACTTCATCATCTCGATGATCCTGCTGGATGCAGCCTTCGCCCTCTGGTGGTGCTCCCGACATGAACCCGGCGAGCGCCGCTTCTCCCGCGACTGGGCCGGCGTCTGGGCGGTCCGGGCGCTGATCCCCTTCGGGCAGTTCACGGTCCTCCTGGGGACGATCACCACCGCGTCCGGACCGCATCCCGGGGACCACGATCGGGAGCTGGTCCACCGGTTCACCTTCAAGGGGGCCGACACGCTCGAGTGGATCGTCCAGCGGCACGCCACGATGGCGATCATCTTCGCGATCGCGATCCTCGCGGTGTTCATCTTCCTCGGACGGCGTGACGGTGACCGCCGGGCCCGAAAACCGCTTGCGGTCTGTTTCGCCGTCGCTCTCGCCCAGATCGCGCTGGGCCTGATCCAGTGGCAGCTCCAACTGCCGGCGATCCTGGTCTGGTTCCACGTGGTCTTCGCCACGCTGCTCTGGCTCGGGATCCTCTGGGCGGTGGCCGCCGCCGGTCAGATCGAACCGGCCCGGCGCCGCCTCGTCAAGTGGGTCTGA
- a CDS encoding c-type cytochrome — protein MLKLKSLPKFSVLLVSLLTFGALAAGCGSNTSAPDTGQPTDRGRQIFLSKCGTCHMMAQAASSGTQGPDLDAAFSAAREVGMDDDTIKGIVRAQVQRPYPSNPVLPGMSMPADIVTGNDLEDVAAYVAKYAGVPGAEPPKVAGSGPGAELFANNGCGGCHTLAAADSSGTAGPDLDEFVPDLSKEEIHTAIVDPNKSKPKGFENAVMPSFAGKLSDKELDELVDFLMKSAGSGSS, from the coding sequence ATGCTGAAGCTCAAGTCTCTTCCCAAGTTCTCTGTCCTGCTTGTCTCGCTGCTCACCTTCGGCGCTCTGGCCGCCGGTTGCGGGAGCAACACCTCGGCCCCCGATACCGGCCAGCCGACCGACCGGGGCCGCCAGATCTTCCTCTCGAAATGCGGCACCTGTCACATGATGGCCCAGGCCGCATCGAGCGGCACCCAGGGGCCGGACCTGGACGCAGCCTTCTCGGCAGCCCGCGAGGTCGGCATGGACGACGACACGATCAAGGGCATCGTCCGGGCCCAGGTTCAGCGCCCGTACCCCTCCAACCCGGTGCTTCCGGGAATGTCGATGCCGGCCGACATCGTCACCGGGAATGACCTCGAGGACGTGGCCGCCTACGTCGCCAAGTACGCCGGGGTCCCCGGCGCCGAGCCGCCCAAGGTGGCCGGCTCCGGTCCCGGGGCTGAACTCTTCGCCAACAACGGCTGCGGTGGCTGCCATACCCTCGCCGCCGCCGACTCCTCCGGTACCGCCGGTCCGGACCTCGACGAGTTCGTCCCCGATCTGAGCAAGGAAGAGATCCACACGGCGATCGTCGATCCGAACAAGTCCAAGCCCAAGGGCTTCGAGAACGCGGTCATGCCCTCATTCGCCGGCAAGCTCTCCGACAAGGAGCTTGACGAACTGGTCGACTTCCTGATGAAGTCAGCCGGCTCCGGCAGCAGCTGA
- a CDS encoding CBS domain-containing protein — translation MSGVVLRIGPDLSLRRAAERMTQKGVGAAIVEDEDWPVPRIITERDVLRAVGSGHDMDQEKVADHMSESVITASPEWSLERAAMEMSRRNIRHLAVYREGELIGVLSMRDILRVWTADGATSGGPP, via the coding sequence ATGTCGGGGGTGGTTTTGCGAATCGGTCCGGATCTCTCCCTGAGGCGGGCGGCCGAGAGGATGACCCAGAAAGGGGTCGGGGCGGCGATAGTCGAGGACGAGGACTGGCCGGTGCCCCGGATCATTACCGAGCGTGACGTCCTGCGGGCAGTCGGGTCCGGGCACGACATGGATCAGGAGAAGGTCGCCGATCACATGAGCGAGAGCGTGATCACCGCCTCACCCGAGTGGAGCCTGGAGCGGGCAGCGATGGAGATGTCCCGTCGCAACATCCGGCATCTGGCGGTCTACCGGGAGGGGGAACTGATCGGAGTGCTCTCGATGAGGGACATCCTCCGGGTCTGGACTGCCGATGGTGCGACGTCCGGGGGTCCGCCCTGA
- a CDS encoding heme o synthase gives MIDGAGAGSTRIRQDSTAAATTAGSDTLSLIRDYIALTKPRIISLLLVTTVATMFVADPAGPPLMTIIWTMIGGYLAAGGAGAINHYIDRDRDAQMTRTSKRPLANGRINPFHGLIFGIVLGVISFLQLWLTTNLLAAVLAMVGLLGYVFLYTLWLKPLTPQNIVIGGSAGAVPPLVGWAAATGALTWDAFWPFAIIFFWTPPHFWALSLLIKDDYAKTGVPMLPVVKGELETRRQIMIYTVFMVAFTVGPTCTGLLGPVYLAAAVALGLVYIGFSFTLLRRPGREIILKAYLYSLAYLALLFVAMAIDAVSF, from the coding sequence ATGATCGATGGTGCCGGCGCCGGTTCGACGCGCATCCGGCAGGACAGCACAGCCGCAGCCACGACGGCCGGGTCCGACACGCTTTCCCTGATTCGGGACTACATTGCGCTGACCAAACCCCGGATCATCAGCCTGCTGCTGGTGACCACGGTGGCGACGATGTTCGTTGCCGATCCCGCCGGGCCTCCGCTGATGACGATCATCTGGACGATGATCGGTGGCTACCTGGCCGCCGGTGGAGCCGGGGCGATCAACCACTACATCGACCGGGACCGGGACGCCCAGATGACCCGGACCAGCAAGCGCCCGCTCGCCAACGGCCGGATCAACCCGTTCCACGGGCTGATCTTCGGGATCGTCCTCGGGGTCATCTCCTTCTTGCAGCTCTGGCTGACCACCAACCTCCTGGCCGCCGTGCTGGCAATGGTCGGCCTGCTCGGTTACGTCTTCCTCTACACGCTCTGGCTCAAGCCCCTGACCCCGCAGAACATCGTGATCGGTGGCAGCGCCGGGGCGGTACCGCCGCTGGTCGGCTGGGCGGCCGCCACCGGGGCGCTCACCTGGGATGCGTTCTGGCCGTTCGCGATCATCTTCTTCTGGACCCCGCCTCATTTCTGGGCCCTGTCGCTGTTGATCAAGGACGACTACGCCAAGACCGGCGTGCCGATGTTGCCGGTGGTCAAGGGCGAACTCGAGACCCGGCGCCAAATCATGATCTACACCGTCTTCATGGTCGCGTTCACGGTCGGCCCCACCTGCACCGGGCTGCTCGGCCCGGTCTATCTCGCCGCCGCGGTCGCCCTCGGCCTGGTTTACATCGGTTTTTCGTTCACCCTTCTGCGCCGTCCCGGCCGGGAGATCATCCTCAAGGCCTACCTCTACTCACTGGCCTACCTGGCCCTGCTCTTCGTCGCGATGGCGATCGACGCGGTCTCGTTCTGA